One region of Thermosinus carboxydivorans Nor1 genomic DNA includes:
- the sigG gene encoding RNA polymerase sporulation sigma factor SigG, whose translation MIVNKVEICGVNTAKLPVLSANKMRELFEIMQQGNPEAREQLIYGNLRLVLSVIQRFNNRGEYVDDLFQVGCIGLMKAIDNFDLSQNVKFSTYAVPMIIGEIRRYLRDNNPIRVSRSMRDIAYKALQVRDALVSKFSREPSINEIADELKIPREEIIFALDAIQEPVSLFEPIYHDGGDPIFVMDQISDDKNQDMNWLEGVAIKEALRKLSDREKHILTLRFFEGKTQMEVADEIGISQAQVSRLEKAALGHMRKYI comes from the coding sequence ATGATCGTAAACAAAGTAGAAATTTGCGGTGTAAACACAGCCAAACTCCCGGTGCTTTCCGCCAACAAAATGCGTGAACTGTTTGAAATAATGCAGCAGGGAAATCCTGAAGCTCGCGAGCAGTTGATATATGGAAATCTGCGGCTAGTTTTAAGCGTTATACAGCGTTTCAATAATCGTGGCGAGTATGTAGACGACCTGTTTCAGGTGGGCTGCATTGGTTTAATGAAAGCGATTGATAATTTTGACCTTTCCCAGAATGTTAAGTTTTCTACCTATGCCGTACCGATGATCATTGGCGAAATACGCCGCTACTTGCGGGACAATAATCCCATCCGGGTCAGCCGCTCGATGCGGGATATTGCCTATAAGGCGCTGCAGGTGCGGGATGCGCTTGTCAGTAAATTTTCGCGCGAACCGTCTATCAATGAAATCGCGGACGAGCTAAAGATACCACGGGAAGAGATTATATTTGCCTTGGACGCCATTCAGGAACCTGTTTCCTTGTTTGAGCCAATCTATCACGACGGGGGAGACCCGATTTTCGTCATGGATCAAATCAGTGACGATAAAAACCAGGATATGAACTGGCTGGAGGGCGTTGCCATAAAGGAAGCCCTGCGCAAGCTCAGTGATCGCGAGAAGCACATTCTTACTCTCCGGTTTTTCGAGGGTAAAACGCAAATGGAAGTAGCCGATGAGATTGGCATTTCCCAGGCTCAGGTATCACGTCTGGAAAAGGCTGCATTGGGTCATATGCGTAAATATATTTAG
- the spoIIR gene encoding stage II sporulation protein R: protein MRRNLLHQVVILSVLFFIVSGWALLFWQGRESGTMMTSRGELIRFHILANSDSPADQQLKREVRDVVLAYLAPKLEQAGSAAAARRIINAERDNLREMAKKVLTEHNCADAVEVQIGWFDFPVKAYGDLVLPAGKYEAVRLLIGKAEGQNWWCVLFPPLCFIDMANAAAVPAVKTLSEGNEKIQLRWKVAELWQRKDENCE from the coding sequence ATGAGGAGAAATTTGCTTCATCAGGTGGTAATTTTATCGGTGTTGTTTTTTATTGTATCAGGTTGGGCGCTGCTTTTTTGGCAGGGACGCGAGAGCGGAACGATGATGACTAGCCGTGGCGAACTAATTCGGTTTCATATCCTGGCTAATAGTGACAGTCCGGCTGATCAGCAGTTAAAGCGCGAAGTTCGGGACGTGGTACTGGCCTATCTGGCGCCCAAACTTGAGCAGGCGGGCAGTGCGGCAGCAGCTCGCCGGATCATTAATGCCGAGCGCGACAATTTGCGGGAAATGGCGAAAAAAGTATTAACCGAACATAATTGCGCTGATGCCGTTGAGGTGCAAATTGGGTGGTTTGACTTTCCGGTCAAAGCCTATGGCGACCTTGTGCTGCCAGCCGGAAAATACGAAGCTGTCCGCCTATTAATCGGAAAGGCGGAGGGGCAAAACTGGTGGTGCGTATTATTCCCGCCTTTATGTTTTATTGATATGGCAAATGCCGCGGCCGTTCCCGCGGTAAAAACTCTTTCCGAAGGAAACGAGAAGATCCAGCTCCGCTGGAAGGTAGCGGAGCTTTGGCAGCGAAAGGATGAAAATTGCGAGTAG
- a CDS encoding YlmC/YmxH family sporulation protein, which translates to MLKTSDLKLKEVINVGDGKRLGTITDIEIDIETGRLTAIVVPGPGKFLRLFGRNDDIVIPWEKIHKIGMDVILVETGTVPSLKLADR; encoded by the coding sequence ATGCTAAAGACAAGCGACCTGAAGTTAAAAGAGGTTATTAATGTTGGTGACGGCAAAAGACTCGGGACAATTACGGATATAGAAATTGATATCGAAACTGGCAGATTAACGGCGATCGTTGTCCCAGGGCCAGGTAAGTTTTTAAGATTGTTTGGACGAAACGACGATATTGTTATTCCGTGGGAAAAGATACATAAAATAGGTATGGATGTTATCTTAGTAGAGACGGGTACGGTTCCTTCCCTGAAATTAGCCGATAGATAA
- the nrdR gene encoding transcriptional regulator NrdR, which yields MRCPYCGHSESKVIDSRATEEGTSIRRRRECLKCARRFTTYEIVEELPLMVIKKDGRRELFDRSKLINGLLRACEKRPVPFATVEGLVSQIEKDIRSSTEREVPTQRIGEMVMQHLREIDQVAYVRFASVYRQFTDLNNFMAELEALMKASHGKKCESE from the coding sequence GTGCGTTGTCCCTACTGTGGCCATAGTGAAAGCAAAGTAATCGATTCCCGCGCTACCGAAGAAGGGACTTCTATTCGGCGCCGACGTGAGTGTCTTAAGTGTGCTCGTCGGTTTACCACCTATGAAATAGTGGAAGAATTGCCGCTCATGGTAATAAAAAAAGATGGCCGCCGTGAACTATTTGACCGGTCGAAGCTGATTAACGGCTTACTGCGGGCGTGCGAGAAGCGACCGGTGCCGTTTGCAACAGTAGAAGGCTTAGTCAGTCAAATTGAGAAGGATATTCGTAGTAGTACGGAACGGGAAGTACCCACGCAGCGAATTGGCGAAATGGTAATGCAGCATCTCCGGGAAATTGATCAAGTAGCCTATGTCCGTTTCGCCTCCGTATACCGCCAGTTTACCGATCTTAATAACTTTATGGCGGAATTGGAAGCCCTGATGAAAGCAAGTCATGGCAAAAAATGCGAATCTGAATAA